The following are encoded in a window of Vespula pensylvanica isolate Volc-1 chromosome 2, ASM1446617v1, whole genome shotgun sequence genomic DNA:
- the LOC122637951 gene encoding probable serine hydrolase isoform X1, protein MDSTNITEKDESSISDTNGYKQQDPEDIQIPVPWGYISGKLWGSRDKQPILAIHGWQDNAGSFDSLAPLLSLNLPVLSIDLPGHGYSSHIPSGQFYYIFWDGVIILRRIVKHYKWNKVKLLGHSLGGAISFLYAASYPNEVDILISLDIVSPSVRDITKTAAITGDHIDKFLKYENLTLDNIPCYEYSEMIGIVVAAYNGSINEKGAEILMKRGIQASYIPKKFYFSRDPRLKVSTLGMLSLDLVLAYASKITCAYLNIRAVPGMDFEQPENYQKVLDQIKISAKKYEYHEVKGTHHVHLINPERIAPIIKNFISN, encoded by the exons ATGGATAGTACAAATATTACCGAAAAAGATGAGTCATCTATTAGTGATACAAATGGTTATAAGCAACAAG atCCTGAAGATATACAAATTCCTGTACCTTGGGGGTATATAAGCG GAAAATTGTGGGGATCAAGAGACAAACAACCAATATTGGCAATACATGGCTGGCAGGACAATGCAGGGAGCTTCGACAGCTTGGCaccattattatcgttaaatctGCCCGTTCTCAGCATAGATCTGCCTGGCCATGGTTACTCCTCTCACATACCATCTGGACAATTCTACTATATATTTTGGGATGGGGTTATCATTCTACGTAGAATTGTTAAACATTACAAGTGGAACAAG GTGAAATTGCTGGGACATTCACTGGGTGGAGcaatatcatttttgtatGCTGCATCTTATCCCAATGAAGTAGATATTTTGATTAGTTTGGATATAGTTAGCCCTAGTGTAAGGGATATAACTAAGACTGCAGCAATAACAGGAGATCACATTGataaattcttaaaatatgaaaatcttACATTAGATAATATTCCATGTTATGAATATTCTGAAATGATTGGTATAGTTGTAGCTGCTTACAATGGTTCTATAAACGAAAAGGGGgctgaaatattaatgaaacgtGGTATACAAGCTTCGTATATTcctaagaaattttatttctctcgtgaTCCAAGATTGAAg GTTTCTACACTAGGTATGCTATCCTTAGATTTGGTACTTGCATATGCATCAAAAATAACATGTGCATACCTTAACATTCGAGCCGTTCCTGGTATGGATTTCGAGCAACctgaaaattatcaaaaggtcctagatcaaataaaaataagtgctaaaaaatatgaataccATGAAGTTAAGGGCACTCATCATGTTCATTTGATTAATCCTGAAAGAATTGCAccaataataaagaattttataagtaattaa
- the LOC122638052 gene encoding AH receptor-interacting protein isoform X2, which yields MGSPMELILGKKFKLEVWEIIVQKMALNEVACFKIDKSLVTAYPFVSKTLREVGKPQSEKRSHHCCGVTLQNEGIGYEDLNELIKYPQDLEFTIELIQIILPNEYEKETWQMTEDEKLKSVPDLKEKGNVFFREKDYDRAAEMYAKAIGILEQLMLAEKPNDDEWLTLNKMKVPLLLNYAQCKLIKKEYYSVVEHCTTVLKIEPDNAKALYRRGKAYIGTWDEEKATKDLKKVVELDPSLQNMIDKELQAFSTTIKEKDRIQQKKLVQMFK from the exons ATGGGATCTCCAATGGAATTAATTTTAGGAAAAAAGTTTAAACTTGAAGTATGGGAAATAATTGTACAAAAAATGGCATTAAATGAAGTAGCTTgttttaaaatagataaaagt CTAGTTACTGCATACCCTTTTGTATCTAAAACATTGAGAGAAGTAGGTAAACCACAATCTGAAAAGCGTAGTCATCATTGCTGTGGAGTTACTTTACAAAATGAAGGAATTGGGTATGAAGATTTAAATGAACTTATTAAATATCCCCAAGATTTAGAATTTACAATAG aacttatacaaataatattaccaAATGAATATGAAAAGGAAACATGGCAGATGACAGAGGATGAAAAACTTAAAAGTGTTCCAGAtttaaaggagaaaggaaatgtttttttcagagaaaaagattatgaTAGAGCTGCTGAAATGTATGCCAAAGCTATTGGAATTTTAGAACAGCTTATGCTTGC GGAAAAACCAAATGATGATGAATGGTTgactttaaataaaatgaaagttccattattattaaattatgctcaatgtaaattaataaaaaaagaatattattcagTTGTAGAACATTGTACAACagttttaaaaattgaaccag ATAATGCAAAAGCTTTATACAGAAGGGGAAAAGCTTATATTGGTACATGGGATGAAGAAAAAGCTAccaaagatttgaaaaaagttGTAGAATTAGATCCTTCCTTGCAGAATATGATTGATAAAGAATTACAAGCATTTTCAACAaccataaaagaaaaggatagaatacaacaaaaaaaactcgtacaaatgtttaaataa
- the LOC122637951 gene encoding probable serine hydrolase isoform X2 produces MDSTNITEKDESSISDTNGYKQQDPEDIQIPVPWGYISGKWWGPRWVQPIVALHGRQDNAGSFDTLIPLLPDDISVLCLDMPGHGLSSHYPKSQYYYVYWDGVIILRRIVKYFKWTKVKLLGHSLGGAISFLYAASYPNEVDILISLDIVSPSVRDITKTAAITGDHIDKFLKYENLTLDNIPCYEYSEMIGIVVAAYNGSINEKGAEILMKRGIQASYIPKKFYFSRDPRLKVSTLGMLSLDLVLAYASKITCAYLNIRAVPGMDFEQPENYQKVLDQIKISAKKYEYHEVKGTHHVHLINPERIAPIIKNFISN; encoded by the exons ATGGATAGTACAAATATTACCGAAAAAGATGAGTCATCTATTAGTGATACAAATGGTTATAAGCAACAAG atCCTGAAGATATACAAATTCCTGTACCTTGGGGGTATATAAGCG GCAAATGGTGGGGCCCTCGATGGGTTCAACCAATAGTGGCACTACATGGTCGTCAAGATAATGCAGGCAGTTTTGATACCTTGATTCCATTACTTCCTGATGATATTTCAGTACTTTGTTTGGATATGCCTGGGCATGGTTTATCATCTCATTATCCAAAAAGTCAATACTATTATGTTTATTGGGATGGTGTTATAATCCTACGTagaatcgtaaaatatttcaagtggACTAAG GTGAAATTGCTGGGACATTCACTGGGTGGAGcaatatcatttttgtatGCTGCATCTTATCCCAATGAAGTAGATATTTTGATTAGTTTGGATATAGTTAGCCCTAGTGTAAGGGATATAACTAAGACTGCAGCAATAACAGGAGATCACATTGataaattcttaaaatatgaaaatcttACATTAGATAATATTCCATGTTATGAATATTCTGAAATGATTGGTATAGTTGTAGCTGCTTACAATGGTTCTATAAACGAAAAGGGGgctgaaatattaatgaaacgtGGTATACAAGCTTCGTATATTcctaagaaattttatttctctcgtgaTCCAAGATTGAAg GTTTCTACACTAGGTATGCTATCCTTAGATTTGGTACTTGCATATGCATCAAAAATAACATGTGCATACCTTAACATTCGAGCCGTTCCTGGTATGGATTTCGAGCAACctgaaaattatcaaaaggtcctagatcaaataaaaataagtgctaaaaaatatgaataccATGAAGTTAAGGGCACTCATCATGTTCATTTGATTAATCCTGAAAGAATTGCAccaataataaagaattttataagtaattaa
- the LOC122638052 gene encoding aryl-hydrocarbon-interacting protein-like 1 isoform X1 — translation MENPERIIKTVIHVGTKHVIFVPGTKVVFHFKTTKCDTNKTVIDDSKTMGSPMELILGKKFKLEVWEIIVQKMALNEVACFKIDKSLVTAYPFVSKTLREVGKPQSEKRSHHCCGVTLQNEGIGYEDLNELIKYPQDLEFTIELIQIILPNEYEKETWQMTEDEKLKSVPDLKEKGNVFFREKDYDRAAEMYAKAIGILEQLMLAEKPNDDEWLTLNKMKVPLLLNYAQCKLIKKEYYSVVEHCTTVLKIEPDNAKALYRRGKAYIGTWDEEKATKDLKKVVELDPSLQNMIDKELQAFSTTIKEKDRIQQKKLVQMFK, via the exons atggaGAATCCAGaacgtataataaaaactGTTATTCATGTAGGTACAAAGCATGTTATCTTTGTTCCAGGAACAAAG gttgtatttcatttcaaaacAACAAAATGTGATACTAATAAAACGGTAATAGATGACAGTAAAACTATGGGATCTCCAATGGAATTAATTTTAGGAAAAAAGTTTAAACTTGAAGTATGGGAAATAATTGTACAAAAAATGGCATTAAATGAAGTAGCTTgttttaaaatagataaaagt CTAGTTACTGCATACCCTTTTGTATCTAAAACATTGAGAGAAGTAGGTAAACCACAATCTGAAAAGCGTAGTCATCATTGCTGTGGAGTTACTTTACAAAATGAAGGAATTGGGTATGAAGATTTAAATGAACTTATTAAATATCCCCAAGATTTAGAATTTACAATAG aacttatacaaataatattaccaAATGAATATGAAAAGGAAACATGGCAGATGACAGAGGATGAAAAACTTAAAAGTGTTCCAGAtttaaaggagaaaggaaatgtttttttcagagaaaaagattatgaTAGAGCTGCTGAAATGTATGCCAAAGCTATTGGAATTTTAGAACAGCTTATGCTTGC GGAAAAACCAAATGATGATGAATGGTTgactttaaataaaatgaaagttccattattattaaattatgctcaatgtaaattaataaaaaaagaatattattcagTTGTAGAACATTGTACAACagttttaaaaattgaaccag ATAATGCAAAAGCTTTATACAGAAGGGGAAAAGCTTATATTGGTACATGGGATGAAGAAAAAGCTAccaaagatttgaaaaaagttGTAGAATTAGATCCTTCCTTGCAGAATATGATTGATAAAGAATTACAAGCATTTTCAACAaccataaaagaaaaggatagaatacaacaaaaaaaactcgtacaaatgtttaaataa
- the LOC122637671 gene encoding trafficking protein particle complex subunit 11 isoform X1, with translation MMFDLPSELTAKPLALIGLSGLDVTNTIHRSIWDAFSNNRRPDGTTVQFKLLGPKHEFPTVKPKRNSYEWYIPKGILKRNWMNKYLNEIPAVVVVFYDLDWNDPLWNEKKIECASRIQSLRAALEGRSTKVALVLIQCDVPPPPDSEDIVATERATALCGACELPPNLLYVLPHGDHLSGYISRLETAFYQLAQNFYHHEYRIIRSHRDQLNKTVHQYLFVRHQFKMGFLNELKQDQPQKHYVQAYHNLFEIRMVDTNALEIKTIAGFINYKICKIMFSLNLPKDAIAQFRLHTERFKLKTGPKELIFEHHAWMSNQFSTFAELFDDAIRQGLPAVQTQHPGYYYQLAAQHASLRQSACKELCKNVNSYPDLDPLAGEEKLEFYGQRPWRSGKLNVEPLDTVKEAAAVQALQYKEKTTVNHSMIIIGLLGNAISQFKIYRCPRMRRSLVVQMAEEYYNSRDYGKVLTLLMHMLWEYHGERWPVLLTDIIKNALRAAYLSTSIQDYLTLSFEALGPSTTFTKDQQTIVYANIINILQKRPPHPEPDLPDDLKRVALEKWKLELNRQEPIMFTIDDNNMTSFIDVKAQFLKPRYIVDEDVMIEVIIRNSFSGSIEFSKVSVTINSPGFNTEIVVAIPQHNNVDLVFSSNQIKKFYGQFGAPSLCDSSEIRIGTVTLFMGNETQCCIVLRFPAAGKETNLLHRLYPEIQLLHSGKFETIKPLITTEIKRKESDVNISAKSNNPALLGEWVPIIIHVTAEDYITVASLHVGFQMDGNNEQSTDLSMTMLTKQSQVLIEIEKTGKNCIIEKTVYMRAHKVGNRNIIIKVEYCYPNEIKGSKEIVHSIPVSKPFEVTTRFCTSLLEPLTKGFIHEPFVVMPHISCTSPCPIKILDTSIELGELIQKENNQNEDSILAGTVLSDGEAGTDVYCLIAKAGSEQPVSIGVYTIKWIRANDETASETSSSVTLAPLWIEDAVISLETRLPAHGWVCTPLYISYIIQNHSDYLITLRLTMEASDAFMFAGQKQVDIYILPKNERRVEWILRPLVAGLVALPILSLTVPTDEEHKLSKGRLSEMLERSLPSHIYIMKYNRHSNNEDCDGRS, from the exons ATGATGTTTGATCTACCATCAGAATTGACTGCTAAACCATTAGCTCTGATCGGACTATCGGGTTTAGATGTAACAAATACTATCCATCGATCTATTTGGGATGCATTTAGTAATAATCGCAGACCAGATGGTACTACTgttcaatttaaattattaggACCAAAACATGAATTTCCTACTGTTAAACCAAAG AGAAATTCATATGAATGGTATATTCCTAAAGGAATCTTAAAACGTAATTGGATGAACAAATATCTTAATGAAATTCCAGCAGTAGTTGTAGTCTTTTATGATTTGGATTGGAATGATCCATTgtggaacgaaaaaaagatagaatgtGCCTCAAGAATACAATCACTCAG AGCTGCCTTAGAAGGTAGAAGTACAAAAGTAGCACTTGTATTGATACAATGTGATGTACCACCTCCTCCAGATTCTGAAGATATAGTGGCAACAGAACGAGCAACTGCCTTGTGTGGTGCTTGTGAATTACCACCTAATTTACTTTATGTATTACCACATGGTGATCATTTATCAGGATATATATCTAG attgGAGACTGCATTTTATCAGTTGGCACAAAATTTCTATCATCAcgaatatcgtattattagaAGTCACCGcgatcaattaaataaaactgtTCATCAGTATTTGTTTGTACGTCATCAATTTAAAATGGGATTCCTAAATGAATTAAAGCAAGATCAACCTCAAAA gCATTACGTCCAAGCATATCATAATCTCTTTGAAATAAGAATGGTAGACACTAATGCAttggaaataaaaactattgCTGGTtttataaactataaaatatgCAAGATAATGTTTAGTTTAAACCTTCCAAAAGATGCTATAGCACAGTTTAGACTTCACACAGAaag GTTTAAACTAAAAACTGGTCCAAAGGAATTGATATTTGAGCATCATGCTTGGATGAGTAACCAGTTTTCAACATTTGCAGAATTATTTGATGATGCAATTCGACAAGGTCTTCCTGCAGTCCAAACTCAACATCCtggatattattatcaactaGCTGCACAACATGCAAGCTTGAGACAATCGGCATGTAAAGAGTTATGTAaa aATGTAAATAGTTATCCAGATCTAGATCCATTAGCTGGGGAAGAAAAACTTGAATTTTATGGGCAACGACCATGGCGTTCTGGAAAATTAAATGTAGAACCACTAGATACTGTTAAAGAAGCAGCTGCTGTACAAGCATTacaatataaagagaaaacaacTGTAAATCATTCT aTGATAATCATAGGTTTGCTGGGAAATGCAATTTctcaatttaaaatatatcgatgtcCTAGAATGCGCAGATCATtag TTGTACAGATGGctgaagaatattataattccCGAGACTATGGAAAAGTTCTTAC ATTATTGATGCACATGTTATGGGAGTATCATGGGGAGAGATGGCCCGTCTTGCTCAcagatatcataaaaaatgcTTTACGAGCTGCATATTTATCCACAAGCATTCAAGACTACCTCACTTTATCTTTTGAAGCTTTAGGACCTTCTACAACATTTACTAAAGATCAGCAAACTATTGTTTATgcaaacattattaatattcttcag aaaCGGCCACCGCATCCGGAACCAGATTTACCAGATGATCTAAAACGTGTTGCAttagaaaaatggaaattagaattaaatcgACAAGAACCAATTATGTTTAcaattgatgataataatatgacTTCATTTATAGATGTTAAAGCACAATTTTTGAAACCAAGATATATAGTTGATGAAGATGTTATGATTGAAGTAATTATAag AAATTCATTTTCTGGGAGTATAGAGTTTTCTAAGGTGTCTGTAACAATCAACAGCCCTGGTTTCAATACAGAAATTGTAGTTGCTATCCCTCAGCATAATAATGTTGATCTTGTATTCTCTagtaatcaaattaaaaaattttatggtCAATTTGGAGCACCTTCTTTATGTGATAGTAGTGAAATTCGTATTGGTACAGTCACATTGTTTATGGGAAATGAAACTCAATGTTGTATTGTTCTAAGATTTCCAGCTGCagggaaagaaacaaatcttTTACATCGTTTGTATCCTgaaatacaattattaca TAGTGGGAAATTCGAAACGATAAAACCGTTAATAacaacagaaataaaaaggaaagaaagtgaTGTTAATATAAGTGCAAAATCTAATAATCCTGCATTATTAGGAGAATGGGTACCTATTATAATACATGTAACTGCTGAAGACTATATTACTGTAGCATCCTTGCATGTTGGTTTTCAAATGGATGGAAACAATGAACAGTCAA CTGATTTAAGTATGACAATGTTAACTAAACAATCACAAGtattaattgaaatagaaaaaacaggtaaaaattgtataattgaaaaaactGTATATATGCGAGCACATAAAGTGGGTAAcagaaatattatcataaaa GTAGAATATTGTTatccaaatgaaataaaaggaagcaAAGAAATTGTACATTCTATACCAGTTAGTAAACCATTTGAAGTAACTACACGATTTTGTACTAGTCTTTTAGAACCATTGACAAAAGGTTTTATTCACGAGCCTTTTGTTGTCATGCCACATATTTCATGTACATCACCTTGTCCAATAAAAATTCTTGATACTTCAATTGAGTTG ggAGAACTGatacaaaaggaaaataatcaaaatgaaGATAGTATTTTAGCAGGAACAGTACTTTCTGATGGTGAAGCAGGTACAGATGTATATTGCTTAATAGCTAAAGCTGGCAGTGAACAACCTGTCAGTATAGGAGTGTATACTATTAAATGGATACG tgcGAATGATGAGACTGCATCAGAAACTAGTAGTAGTGTAACATTAGCTCCATTGTGGATAGAAGATGCAGTAATTAGTTTAGAAACTAGATTACCAGCTCATGGTTGGGTATGCACACCACTTTACATATCATACATTATCCAAAATCATTCTGATTATTTGATTACGTTACGCTTAACAATGGAAGCTAGTGACGCATTTATGTTTGCTGGACAAAAACAG gttgatatttatattcttccaaaaaatgaacgaagagTAGAGTGGATTTTACGTCCACTCGTCGCTGGACTCGTGGCATTACCTATATTATCTCTAACTGTACCTACTG ATGAAGAACATAAATTAAGTAAAGGACGCCTTTCGGAAATGCTAGAACGTTCATTACCAagtcatatttatataatg AAATATAATAGACATAGTAACAACGAAGATTGTGATGGACGTTCCTGA
- the LOC122637671 gene encoding trafficking protein particle complex subunit 11 isoform X2, with the protein MMFDLPSELTAKPLALIGLSGLDVTNTIHRSIWDAFSNNRRPDGTTVQFKLLGPKHEFPTVKPKRNSYEWYIPKGILKRNWMNKYLNEIPAVVVVFYDLDWNDPLWNEKKIECASRIQSLRAALEGRSTKVALVLIQCDVPPPPDSEDIVATERATALCGACELPPNLLYVLPHGDHLSGYISRLETAFYQLAQNFYHHEYRIIRSHRDQLNKTVHQYLFVRHQFKMGFLNELKQDQPQKHYVQAYHNLFEIRMVDTNALEIKTIAGFINYKICKIMFSLNLPKDAIAQFRLHTERFKLKTGPKELIFEHHAWMSNQFSTFAELFDDAIRQGLPAVQTQHPGYYYQLAAQHASLRQSACKELCKNVNSYPDLDPLAGEEKLEFYGQRPWRSGKLNVEPLDTVKEAAAVQALQYKEKTTVNHSMIIIGLLGNAISQFKIYRCPRMRRSLVVQMAEEYYNSRDYGKVLTLLMHMLWEYHGERWPVLLTDIIKNALRAAYLSTSIQDYLTLSFEALGPSTTFTKDQQTIVYANIINILQKRPPHPEPDLPDDLKRVALEKWKLELNRQEPIMFTIDDNNMTSFIDVKAQFLKPRYIVDEDVMIEVIIRNSFSGSIEFSKVSVTINSPGFNTEIVVAIPQHNNVDLVFSSNQIKKFYGQFGAPSLCDSSEIRIGTVTLFMGNETQCCIVLRFPAAGKETNLLHRLYPEIQLLHSGKFETIKPLITTEIKRKESDVNISAKSNNPALLGEWVPIIIHVTAEDYITVASLHVGFQMDGNNEQSTDLSMTMLTKQSQVLIEIEKTGKNCIIEKTVYMRAHKVGNRNIIIKVEYCYPNEIKGSKEIVHSIPVSKPFEVTTRFCTSLLEPLTKGFIHEPFVVMPHISCTSPCPIKILDTSIELGELIQKENNQNEDSILAGTVLSDGEAGTDVYCLIAKAGSEQPVSIGVYTIKWIRANDETASETSSSVTLAPLWIEDAVISLETRLPAHGWVCTPLYISYIIQNHSDYLITLRLTMEASDAFMFAGQKQVDIYILPKNERRVEWILRPLVAGLVALPILSLTVPTDEEHKLSKGRLSEMLERSLPSHIYIMPKSQSIDD; encoded by the exons ATGATGTTTGATCTACCATCAGAATTGACTGCTAAACCATTAGCTCTGATCGGACTATCGGGTTTAGATGTAACAAATACTATCCATCGATCTATTTGGGATGCATTTAGTAATAATCGCAGACCAGATGGTACTACTgttcaatttaaattattaggACCAAAACATGAATTTCCTACTGTTAAACCAAAG AGAAATTCATATGAATGGTATATTCCTAAAGGAATCTTAAAACGTAATTGGATGAACAAATATCTTAATGAAATTCCAGCAGTAGTTGTAGTCTTTTATGATTTGGATTGGAATGATCCATTgtggaacgaaaaaaagatagaatgtGCCTCAAGAATACAATCACTCAG AGCTGCCTTAGAAGGTAGAAGTACAAAAGTAGCACTTGTATTGATACAATGTGATGTACCACCTCCTCCAGATTCTGAAGATATAGTGGCAACAGAACGAGCAACTGCCTTGTGTGGTGCTTGTGAATTACCACCTAATTTACTTTATGTATTACCACATGGTGATCATTTATCAGGATATATATCTAG attgGAGACTGCATTTTATCAGTTGGCACAAAATTTCTATCATCAcgaatatcgtattattagaAGTCACCGcgatcaattaaataaaactgtTCATCAGTATTTGTTTGTACGTCATCAATTTAAAATGGGATTCCTAAATGAATTAAAGCAAGATCAACCTCAAAA gCATTACGTCCAAGCATATCATAATCTCTTTGAAATAAGAATGGTAGACACTAATGCAttggaaataaaaactattgCTGGTtttataaactataaaatatgCAAGATAATGTTTAGTTTAAACCTTCCAAAAGATGCTATAGCACAGTTTAGACTTCACACAGAaag GTTTAAACTAAAAACTGGTCCAAAGGAATTGATATTTGAGCATCATGCTTGGATGAGTAACCAGTTTTCAACATTTGCAGAATTATTTGATGATGCAATTCGACAAGGTCTTCCTGCAGTCCAAACTCAACATCCtggatattattatcaactaGCTGCACAACATGCAAGCTTGAGACAATCGGCATGTAAAGAGTTATGTAaa aATGTAAATAGTTATCCAGATCTAGATCCATTAGCTGGGGAAGAAAAACTTGAATTTTATGGGCAACGACCATGGCGTTCTGGAAAATTAAATGTAGAACCACTAGATACTGTTAAAGAAGCAGCTGCTGTACAAGCATTacaatataaagagaaaacaacTGTAAATCATTCT aTGATAATCATAGGTTTGCTGGGAAATGCAATTTctcaatttaaaatatatcgatgtcCTAGAATGCGCAGATCATtag TTGTACAGATGGctgaagaatattataattccCGAGACTATGGAAAAGTTCTTAC ATTATTGATGCACATGTTATGGGAGTATCATGGGGAGAGATGGCCCGTCTTGCTCAcagatatcataaaaaatgcTTTACGAGCTGCATATTTATCCACAAGCATTCAAGACTACCTCACTTTATCTTTTGAAGCTTTAGGACCTTCTACAACATTTACTAAAGATCAGCAAACTATTGTTTATgcaaacattattaatattcttcag aaaCGGCCACCGCATCCGGAACCAGATTTACCAGATGATCTAAAACGTGTTGCAttagaaaaatggaaattagaattaaatcgACAAGAACCAATTATGTTTAcaattgatgataataatatgacTTCATTTATAGATGTTAAAGCACAATTTTTGAAACCAAGATATATAGTTGATGAAGATGTTATGATTGAAGTAATTATAag AAATTCATTTTCTGGGAGTATAGAGTTTTCTAAGGTGTCTGTAACAATCAACAGCCCTGGTTTCAATACAGAAATTGTAGTTGCTATCCCTCAGCATAATAATGTTGATCTTGTATTCTCTagtaatcaaattaaaaaattttatggtCAATTTGGAGCACCTTCTTTATGTGATAGTAGTGAAATTCGTATTGGTACAGTCACATTGTTTATGGGAAATGAAACTCAATGTTGTATTGTTCTAAGATTTCCAGCTGCagggaaagaaacaaatcttTTACATCGTTTGTATCCTgaaatacaattattaca TAGTGGGAAATTCGAAACGATAAAACCGTTAATAacaacagaaataaaaaggaaagaaagtgaTGTTAATATAAGTGCAAAATCTAATAATCCTGCATTATTAGGAGAATGGGTACCTATTATAATACATGTAACTGCTGAAGACTATATTACTGTAGCATCCTTGCATGTTGGTTTTCAAATGGATGGAAACAATGAACAGTCAA CTGATTTAAGTATGACAATGTTAACTAAACAATCACAAGtattaattgaaatagaaaaaacaggtaaaaattgtataattgaaaaaactGTATATATGCGAGCACATAAAGTGGGTAAcagaaatattatcataaaa GTAGAATATTGTTatccaaatgaaataaaaggaagcaAAGAAATTGTACATTCTATACCAGTTAGTAAACCATTTGAAGTAACTACACGATTTTGTACTAGTCTTTTAGAACCATTGACAAAAGGTTTTATTCACGAGCCTTTTGTTGTCATGCCACATATTTCATGTACATCACCTTGTCCAATAAAAATTCTTGATACTTCAATTGAGTTG ggAGAACTGatacaaaaggaaaataatcaaaatgaaGATAGTATTTTAGCAGGAACAGTACTTTCTGATGGTGAAGCAGGTACAGATGTATATTGCTTAATAGCTAAAGCTGGCAGTGAACAACCTGTCAGTATAGGAGTGTATACTATTAAATGGATACG tgcGAATGATGAGACTGCATCAGAAACTAGTAGTAGTGTAACATTAGCTCCATTGTGGATAGAAGATGCAGTAATTAGTTTAGAAACTAGATTACCAGCTCATGGTTGGGTATGCACACCACTTTACATATCATACATTATCCAAAATCATTCTGATTATTTGATTACGTTACGCTTAACAATGGAAGCTAGTGACGCATTTATGTTTGCTGGACAAAAACAG gttgatatttatattcttccaaaaaatgaacgaagagTAGAGTGGATTTTACGTCCACTCGTCGCTGGACTCGTGGCATTACCTATATTATCTCTAACTGTACCTACTG ATGAAGAACATAAATTAAGTAAAGGACGCCTTTCGGAAATGCTAGAACGTTCATTACCAagtcatatttatataatg CCTAAATCGCAATCTATAGATGATTAA